From the Oryctolagus cuniculus chromosome 17, mOryCun1.1, whole genome shotgun sequence genome, the window CACTCTTCCTGTCCCCGCGGCCCAGAGCGAGGCGGCAGGTGCCCTTAGCGCTCGGTGAAAGGGACACACAGGGGCGCGTGAAGGGTAAAACGGAGACCACGAGCCAGCCTCCTTTCTCACAGACATCTATCAGATTCCGGCCTCAGCATTTCCTCAGGCCCCGCCCGCTCTCCCTGCATCCCCAGACACAcagcccacccccgccccggcagcTCCCCGCAGGCCCTGGTACCACCCCCTAACCTAGTCGCGCGCCCCCTCCTCGGCCCCCTCCCGCGCCCCTGTCCTGCGCGCGCCCCCTCCTccgtctctcttcctctccccctccctccaccgCGGCCGGGAGCCCCTCACCGGCCTAGAAAGAGGGCGCTAAGCGCAACCAGCAACAAGACCAGCAGCGCGGAGAAGAGTAGAGTCATTTAGGTCCGGGTCCGGCCCGGCCCGGTCCGGTCCCGGCCCCCGCCATGCCGGGCCCCGACGCCGGAACCGCGCAGGGCTGCCGCGGGCCGACCAGCCGCGCGCGCAGGGAAACGCTGTGCGAGGAAGCGTTGGTACgcgcgcgcgccccgccccccCATAGCCCGCCAGCCAGCCAGCTGTCCGTCTCCGGCGCCCCGCCCGGCGTCCGCAATACCCGAGGGCCGACTGGCTGCTTGCGCAAAGGAAGGGCGTGGCGCCGGAGAGGGGTGCGGGGGAGCAGACCACGTGCTGACACGCACGCCCCGCCTTGGGCGCACCCTACAGTGTCCGGAACTGCGGAGCCTGGGACTTCCCGAAAGGTCGGAGTCCGAGCCAGCTCCTTGGACTCGAGGGAGACCCGGCTGGCTCTCTTCGGTTGCCGAGCTTATTTCGGCTTCTAAGCACacttcccggggtgggggcgggtttACGGGCTGCCTGGCTGCTGAGGGCCGGAATTGAGGATTCGAGTCAGACTGAGCGGCATTGCCATGTTTCAAGATCCAGTCTGAAAATTGAGGCCCAAGAAGTAATTTTCAGATCTCGAAAATCCCAGCTTGCTGCATTCACAAGAGAAGCCTgtgagtttttcatttatttaccgTATGAATAGTCTTCTGTCAGTTAAGACGCACTGACCTGCTGTGGGGGCAGCACCGTTCTGGGCACTTCACTGGAGAGGTTTAACGGTTTTATTACATGTATCACGAACCGGAGTGGGGGAGGTGTTGCAGAAGCAACCAAACAATGTTATCTGGGACGCAAACATAATTACAGGAAATAGAGACTTCAGGGTCAATTCAGGTCAGGGTCCATTTTGCtggcttccttctctgtaactcaagGGAACTGGCCAGACAGGTCCCTTAGAATTGCTATGATGCTGTGGATTAAAATCTGAAGGCTCTAATACCTTTACAATACTCGCTAAAGAAATGGTGAGGATTACAAAATCAGTATTCGTGGAGTACTTCTTGTCCCTTGGCTGTCCCGTGGTAACCCGCATAAACATCCTTCGAGATTCTAATCAGAGCCCCTCTCTTTGGCTGCCTTTTGTAAAGTACAATTTCAGCTTTCACCTGTGTGCTGCTCCAGGTTTACTCTTCCAACTGGTCGCCCTCAGTAGCTAGCCCTCTTGTTATTGCaggtctcccctccctcccccactgctgcGTTCAGCAGTTCATTTCTTACAGCTTGAACCCTTCCATCAGTGTGCGTCCTCCAAACCTCCAGGCAAAGCCCAGCAGCACATCTCTTTACTTTCACTTATCTTGTCCCATCTCCTTTATTCAACTAAGAGTCCTGtcacttccttccttctccctacaCTGTCACCACCCCTACTCCTGACCATCTTAGTCTGAACTGTGGGTTTTACTCATCTGTCTACTTCTTTCTGGAGAGATCTCAAGAAACCAAGCAAATGAACTGGAATAcagggagcagaagcagagatggagctCAACTCATTGGTGGTTTCAGTTTACTGAGATCACAAGTCCTTTATAAAAGAGACCAAGTCTTAATGTCACGGACCATGTCTGGCACCGAACTGGTTATTTCTAAATATTCAACATTAaagcaaatacacaaatacatacagcAACAATGAAGAGCTTGGTAGTCACTAAAATTCCACCAGATGGCAGTCACCCCATTCCCCAGTACCAGGCTCAAGGATATAAGCAAACTTTCTCCAGTTGATTGGAACAGGAATGTGGTCAGAGAGGCAAAAGAAGTTTCCTACCCACGTTTTCAACAAACAATATCCCTACATTTGTCCAGAAAAACATGTTGTCTTCCAAGAGCTAAAAAGAAGCGTACTGTAGTAAGAGTGAGTCAAACACAGCTGGGTTGCTATCTCAAAATTTACTAGTCTAAGATTTTaggcaggagctggcactgtggcatagtaggctaagcctccacctttggcgccagcatcccatatggtgcccaTTTGtgtagcagctgctccacttccaacccagctctctgctgtggcctgggaaagcagtggaagatggcccaagtgcttgggccctgcacacttgtgggagatccggaagaagctcctggctccggattaacacagctctggcctttgcagccatttgaggagtgaaccaacagatagaagacctttctctatctctaactctgcctctcaaattaacaaataaatcttaaaaaaaaaaaaaaaaaaagaatttaggcaGTTACTCAACTTTTCTGTTATCCATTGGTGAAACATGGGGCCTAGTACTcagcattcagtaaatattagctCTTCCTTCTACCCTTCCCGTTCTCCTCATCTGCAGTAACAGATCCAGATCCTTAGCTCTTTACTGTGCTGTGTTCTTCAAGTCTGTAGCCATAATTAGTCCACAATAGGAAGATGAGGTGCCTGGTGGGAGGGGAAAGCTCTTCCGCAGGACCCGCGCTGAAGGCCCCTGCATCGTGGAAGACTCCTGGGACTCGAGGTCTAAGCAGGGCCCGAAGCAGCACACCTGATAAATGACAACAACGTGACTAACAATACATTTCTTACTTTATCACTTTTGggaaaggaaaatgggaaaagtCACACGATGCCAACTCCTGAAGAGTAAAAACTTCCCAACCCAGAGGGACAGTCCCCTTGGTTTTATCAATATGAAGAAAAAGCATCTGCCCCTCCATCAAGTCCTCAGAAAGAACCAACCCAAGTCTGCGAGTGACCAGTTCAACTGTGCAGGGCTGAAGCTTCCCAGCACAGCCGCTGTTTTCTGTGAAACGTCTTCATCTCAGAGGGGACACGGCCACAGTCCAGGGAACTGTGTCCAGAATTCCAGACGGGGTGGCTGCAGGTGTCCATGAACACTGTGTGGTGAGAGTGGCTCGGTGCCTCCGGACTCAGAGCTCCGCATGGTGGGCTTCTGCTCTCAGCAGCTCGCTGGGCTTCATGAAGACGCCTTCCATGGCTTTCCAGTAGTTGTTCTGGCTTGGCTGGGCCATGCCGTGCACTTCTTTTTGCCCACTGATGGGTCGACCATATTGTTCTCCCGTGACAGACAGCAATACTTCTGTGGAGGAATGTTTGAACCTCACCTCACTGTCTCTCACCCAGTAGGGCCCGTTACAGAGCACTGTCCAGTCATCCAAATAATCACCTTCACCTTCCTCACCAAAAGCACTCACTTCCTGGAAACACAAAAGGGACAATGTTAACATGGCTGACACACAGATCAGGAAAGGGAAAGAAGTAACGGGAAGAAAAATAAGGCTGGATTGGGCACTGTAGCCAAGCAGGTTAAGGCagtacttgggatgcccacatcccagaagcacctggttcaagtcccctctgctcccaatccagcttcctgctagtatataccctgggaggctgcagatgatgacccaagcttagatggaattcctggcttctggttttggactgTCTAAGCTctagctactgcagccattgagtcactgtgtctctgtcactctgcctttcaaacaaaaaacatttaaaaaataaaacagagaaaggagatggGCTCTGGAATCAGGCAGATCTTGAATCTTGGCGTAGTCCCTTCCTTGTACCTCCTTTGAGCCTTCCTTTTCTCCTCTATAAAATAATGTCCTATTACCTTACAGAGCAACTGTGAGAATCAAATGTGATGGTAAATATTAACTGAGCAAAACATATTTTCTGTATTCCACTCCTCATAAATACcatagccctttttttttttccaaaattttttaaaagatttatttatttgaaactcagagttacacagagagagaaggagaggcagagaggtcttccatttgctggttcactgccaattggctgcaacggccggagctgcgcccatctgaagccaagagcttcttctgggtctcccacgtgggtgcaggggctcaataacttgggccatctattgctttcccagaccatagcagagagctggatcagaagtggagcagccaggacttgaatcagggcccatatgggataccggcactgcaggtggaggctttacttgctatgccacagcaccagcccctaccatTGCCCTTAAATGCCAAatattcagtttctttcttttcttaaaaattgatttattctagggccagcactgtggcgcagagagttaagctgctgcttatagtgctggtgtcccatatgggcaccagtgtgagacccagccctggctgttgcagccatctggggagtgaaccaacagatggaagatttctctctctctccctttcaactaactaaataaaaaatgtttaaaaacaaagactgattgattgatttgaaaggcagagttagaaagagaggccCTTATctgccaggccaaggccaggaacctggaactccatctgggtctcccacatgggtggcagggtccctagtacttgggccatcacctgctgcttttcaaggcacattagcagggagctggattggaagtggaacagccaggactcataccagcactcatgtgggatgccagcatcacaggcagtggctcaacccattgtgccacaatgccagtcccaaaataACCAGGTTCTATACAATAGCAATCAAAAAATTACTGATTATTTTGTAAGAGTATAATTTAAATACATCCTAGtaactatataattttaaatgataaatcaTTTGGAAATGTAGTCTGTAAAACTAAAGGCCAAAACAACTCTACATAAGCATAGTACTCTGTATCATAAATTTGTTTCCCATGGAGTTACCCACTAATAATTCTTACATTGCTACATTTGTTTACTGCAGCTGTACAAGTAAGTAAATGGGTGGATGGTGAGAAGCAAGTAACCCACTGCTGCAGCAGAAATTTACAAATAAACAGTGAGGAACCTAGAATGTTCCTTCTGGTAATGGATTAGAGTTGAAAACATCAGTAAGAACCCAGATGTAATTTAATACAGGTacagaaaattacaaatatttatagatatgCATGTACACTTGAGTTAGAATACACACTACATTTCTTTGTTCTGTCAGGTGAGACAGCCTAAAACAAACAGCATCCTAACAGCAACAAGCTCTGTAGGGTCTACAACTTGGTTCTAATACTATTCCCAACAGAAGGACATCgagctccttggagaaatggccAACTCTAGGACGGGGCAAGAAACAGCAAGATGGAACCAGGATCATCTACCTTTCAgtacagaaaggaaggaagtgcGTGAACACACACCCCCACATACACTCTGGTGCAGGCATgttgtgcagcagttaagatgccactcgagatgcctgtatctcatatcggagtgcctaGGGTTGAGTTCAGGCTCCACTtccgactccagctttctgctaaagagtaccctgggaggcaacaggtgatggctcaaatagttgggtccctgacactcacatgggaaaccccaggttgagttctcagttcctgcctttggcctggcccaactaaagctattgcaggcattttgtagagtgaactagcagatgggagagctctgtctttatctcgtctttcaaatatataataaaatacatgtaCAATGGGATTCTGTCAAATGAACACCATAGACAAATGAAAACTCCCAATGGCCAAAATGTGAACAATTCAAGCAACAAAATATGGAGAGTGGTACTGGGTTAGAACTCAAAGTACAAAATCAATACCCATGGTATTCAGactgataaaaatgaataaataaattagggaaaacaaatcttttcatttttaaagatttatttatttgaaaggcagacttagagaatcttccatctgctggttcactccccaaatggccttagtggctagagctaggccaggctgaatacaggcacttcatctgggtctcacacatgggtacagaaacccaaaaacttgggccatcttccactgcttttcccaggtacgttagcagggaactgaattggaaatggagcagccaggactggaactggtgcccatgtggatgccagcaaTTTAACATACtccaccacagtaccagccctgagaCAAATCTTTTAtacaaaaaaatcctaaattatGTAGATAGTCCACCTTAAAGTAGGAGAAACATAACTTCCTGCTCAGTAAGTGTGGCCTGCATGTAATCGGTTCCTTCAAAATGGTACAGTtggaaaacaggaaaatgaaaaaagtaacttTAGAGGAGAAATCCAACACACACCGTTTCACTTTGGTAATCAAGATCAatattgggaccagcactgtggcgtagtggataaagccgccgcctgcagtgcctgcatcccataggggcaccagttcaagtcctggctgctccactcccgatctagctctctgttatggcctgggaaagtggtagaagatggcccaagtcctttggccctgcacccacgtgggagacccagaagaagctgctgtctcctggcttcagatcggtgcagctacggccattgtggccaattggggagtgaaccagtgaatggaagacctctctctctctctgcctctcctctatataactgactttcaaataaataaatctttaaaaaaatatatcaatcTCAACAGTCATAAATCCTGTAGATACCAAGTACCCCTGATATGATGTGATAAACATGGCGCTCTACAACTGTAATCTTCCTCCCAACGCTTTATAAACCCAATCtaatcatgaaaaaaatagaGGGGTATTAGTccactttgtgttttcataacAAAATACCCGGTTGGTAAAGTATAATGAAAAGAGGtttagggccggcactgcagctcactaggctaatcctccgccttgtggcgccggcacaccaggttctagtcccagtcagggcgccggattctgtcccggtgccactcttccaggccagctctctgctgtggcccgggagtgcagtggaggatggcccaagtacttgggccctgcaccccatgggagaccaggagaagcacctggctcctggctcctgccatcggatcagcgcggtgcgctggccgtggcagccattggagggtgaaccaacggcaaaggaagacccttctctctgtctctctctctctcgctgtccactctgcctgtccaaaaaaaaaaaaaaaaaaaaaaagaagaggtttACTTGGCTCACAATTCTGAAAGCTAGAAAGTCCAAACAGCACGGCACCAACAGCTGGCAAGGACCTCTTTGCTGCATCACAACATGGCAGAGTGAGGAGGGAGCATGTGTGTGAGTAAGGGCAAGGGAGAGTGCAGAGGGGCCATACCCACTCTTTCATAACAACCTGCCCTTATGAGAACATACTTCTGGGGAAGCTACATTAATCCTCTCCAGGAGCAGCCTCCCTATGACCTAAGTATCTCTTAAAGGCCCCATCATTTCAGTACTATTACATGGGGAACCAAGCTTCCATCACATGAACGTTTAGGGACACTCAAATCACATCCAAACAAAGCAAGGATCCTACAAGACACCTGGACCAGCACTCCTCAAAACTGTCAGTCAGGGTCTTGCATTCTGGCACAGCacgtgaagccactgcctgaaataccagcagcccatatgagcaTCCCTGAGTCcaagttcaaattctggctgatccacttccaatccagctgcctgctaatgcacctgggaaggcaacagaagatggctcaagtgcttaggaccctgcacccatgtgggagacacagatggagttccaggctcctggctttgccctggcccagccctggctgtcgcagccatttggggagtgaaccagtggatggaagatcgatctctgtctctctctctttctgcaactctgcctttcaaaaaataaataaatcttaaaacaaacaaacaaacaaaaaaatctgccAAGGCCATCAAAAACAATTAAAGTCTGAAAAACTTTCAACAGCCAAGAGTCTAAAATGAAACAAGACAACTAAATGTAATATGAAAGCAAAAAAGGACATCAGGTAAAAGCTAAGGAAACGAGAGACTTTGGTTGATAATGTTACCGATAGTGCTTCAATAACTGGCAAATGTACCCTACTCATGTCAGATGAGGACAGGGAAAACTGCAGGCACACTGGGAAGGAGTCAGTAAGATGTCTATGTCGCCTGAAAGCTCAAGGCCATGAAAAGTGTTATAATAGTCAACTCACTTGCCTGATACGGTTAGCAGCATTCAAAAAATGAGAATTAGCATTTCTCCTGCAAGAGTGGAAAATAATTTGATTTGTTGCAGGAATTAGGAGAACTTATTGTAAGCTAACATACAGCTGTGCTGTACTCATTCCCTATTTCTTGACTTGGTCTGGATGTAAAGTCTCCATTTCTCCATCTGGACCCGAAACAATTTTCTTCACACCATGGAGACAGAATCACTTCTCCAGGTCTGCACAAAAGAGAACATCTACACCGGGAAAAGGTGTAAGAACCAAGCGACGAACAACCACCCAACGGAATAATGCTGAGCAGCAACAGTGCCCTGGATGCCATCTCACCTGGTTTCCAGAAAGAGGTGAAGTGAAGTGGTGACTGTGGAGGTTCCGGCCAGTGTTGACATGTGTCAGCCGGATGAGCTGGCCACATTTGATGGGGGTTCCCCTCTCACACACTGTGGCAGTCTTCCCCCGAACTCTCCAGTAACTGTTGCTGTCATCCACAGAGGTCACACCTGTCACTGACTGCTGCCCACTACCTGCAGTAACAAAAACAGTGAGTGCCATCtgacccctctctctcctgcGGCCGATAATGTGCCCTGTGTCATAAAATGTATGGAGAAGTATCCAGGAAACACTAAACTTAAggcaatattttctcttttacattAAAAGATTAATGAAAAATACTCTTTTAGTATCTAGTATTAGTTATTATATAATAGAGTGTGTGCCATATCAGAAAATTCCAAGAATTTGTATCAAAGGGCACTAGATGTACATGGTGTTTTGAAGCACAGGCAGTGTTTACCTACACATACACAGATCAAGAATTACTAGCCTGGGCAGCCCCTAGAATATGTCAGGTGTATAATTATATGAGGgttctttaaaaacttcatggaggTGCCATGTTGTGGCttggtaggttaagccactgcttgcacagGCAGCATCCTATACAGAAGCAAAGCCAGTtgggaatcctggctgctccacttctgatccagctcctgctaatgtacttaggaaaacagaagatgatggcccaagtgcttggacccctgtcatccatgagatcagatggagtacctggctgctggctttggcttaacccagcctcagctgttgtggcaatctggagtgactagcagatggaagatctctgtttctgtaactgcctttaaaacagatacatctttaaaaacacatgttttttttgtttttttgtttttttttttttttttgacaggcagagtggacagtgagagagagagagacagagagaaaggtcttcctttgccgttggttcactctccaatggccgccgcggccagcgcgctgcggccggcgcaccgcgctgatccgatggcaggagccaggagccaggtgcttctcctggtctcccatggggtgcaggcccaagcacctgcgccatcctccactgcactcccgggccacagcagagagctggcctggaagaggggcaaccgggacagaatccggcgccccgaccgggactagaacccggtgtgccggtgccgctaggtggaggattagcctagtgagccgcggcgccggccaaaaacaCATGTTTTAAGACttcctggaggggccagcaccgtggctcacttggctaatcctcacctgcggcgccggcatcccatatgggcactgggttctagtcccggttgctcctcttccagtccagctatctgctgtgtaccaggagggcagtggaggatggccccagttcttgggcccctgcacccgcttgggagaccaggaggaaggagctggctcctggcttcagattggcacagcgccggccgtagcggccatctggggggtgaaccaatggaaggaagacctttctctctgtcaaataaaaaaaataaagcatcccagccggcgccgcggctcactaggctaatcctccacctagcggcgccagcacaccgggttctagtcccggttggggcgccggattctgtcccggttgcccctcttccaggccagctctctgctgtggccagggagtgcagtggaggatggcccaggtgcttgggccctgcaccccatgggagaccaggaaaagcacctggctcctgccatcagatcagcgcggtgcgccagccgcagtgccctggccgcggcggccattggagggtgaaccaacggcaaaaggaagacctttctctctgtctctctctctcactgtccactctgcctgtcaaaaaataaataaataaataaataaagcatcccatatgggcgccggttcaagaccaggctgttccacttccaatccagctctctgttatggtctgggaaagcagaagatggcccaggtccttgggcccctgcacccacatgggagacctggaagaagctcctggctcctggcttcagatgggcgcagctccggctgttgcggccaattgggaagtgaaccagcagatggaagaccttttatctctctctctgcctctcctatctgtgtaactctgaatttcaaataaataaatatatcttaaaaaaataaaagacttcatggaaagcaaaattaaaagattatttttatgcaaaaaaattaaaatccatgcaaaaATACAAGCTATCAATTAATAATTGTTAGCTAATTTGCATTGAGCCAGGTATCACACATTGATTCAAGCTCTTCAtttgaatattctttaaaaaatttactcatttctttgtttgaaaggcagaatactcaacagccaaggctaagccagggCAAAGCCTGGAGTCAAGAATTctatctgggcttcccacatgagtggcagtaacccaagtattcaagctatcatctgctgcctcccaggcttattagcaggaagctggatcagaaacgagacatccagaacttgaaccaggcactctaacatgagatgcaagcatcccaaccagcagcttaatccactgaacAAAATGCTCATCCTTGTTTTAATGCCATCTATTGAGGTAGGGTTCCATACCTGGTCCTCATCTACTTACTTCTATGAGTACTTCTTAGATATTTATTAGGAGTCACAACAAAAGTATTTGTGTATGTAGGTTtttcaaaaagatgtatttatttatttgaaaggcagagttatagggagagggggaaagagagcgatcttccatctgctggttcactccccaaatggctgctggagccaggagcctggaactccatgcaggtctactatgaaggtggcagggacccaagctcttggaccatcttctgctgccttcccaggtgcattagcagggaactacattggaagtggagcagcagggactaaaacTGGTGTTCTTATGGGATACAGGacctgcagacagcggcttaacccaccgtgccacaaagctggccctgcatttttttttttttttttttaaagatttatttgaaaggcagagttacagagaggagagagatagatcGTCCATTTGCTGGCTGGGGCTatatccaggagctccatctgggttccccatgtggttacaggggcccaagggcccactgctttccaggcacattagcaggaaaactgtcagaagtgg encodes:
- the SDF2 gene encoding stromal cell-derived factor 2 — protein: MAVASLLVFGGLWSAVGASNLAVVTCGSVVKLLNTRHNVRLHSHDVRYGSGSGQQSVTGVTSVDDSNSYWRVRGKTATVCERGTPIKCGQLIRLTHVNTGRNLHSHHFTSPLSGNQEVSAFGEEGEGDYLDDWTVLCNGPYWVRDSEVRFKHSSTEVLLSVTGEQYGRPISGQKEVHGMAQPSQNNYWKAMEGVFMKPSELLRAEAHHAEL